Within Bdellovibrionales bacterium, the genomic segment GCGGCTTAAGACCGTTCGGCCAGAGGTAACAATAGAGCATTTCTTTGAGCCAGAGTCCGTGATGTCCTGGATCGTGCAAAATCGCCAGACTCTTGATAAGTCTATTCTCCTTACAGACTACAACCTGAATTCGCGAGCTGGCGACGGGATTTCTGTTTTAGAACGCTTCGGCGGCACTCATCCGTTTTCGGTGATGGTTACAAGCGCGTTCGACGATCAGCGACTTCAGGAACAGTGTGAGAAATTGAACGTTAAAATACTGCCCAAATCGGTGATGAATTTCGTGCCGATACAGGTGATGCAATGATTATTATTCGACCCACTGGCGACCTCGCCAAGCGAATGAAGATTAAGCTTTTCCCGACCAACGAACAGTCGTCCACATTGCTGGGCGACTGGTATGCACTCGATCTCGTACTCGATCGGCAGCAGTATATTCTCTGCGTGAGTGAAAATGGGAGGCTACCACTTGTCCTAAAGGCCGCGCCTTACGCAAACTTTCCTGAGCGGCTTCCCTTGGCTCTGAACGATCTTCTAATGGGGATCGGGGTTCCGCACAAGAAAGCTCAACAAGAAATCACGAAAATGGATGCCGTGATTTTGGCGAAAACAGTCAATCGCTCTGTTCTTGGTTCAATGAACGAGTGCCGATATTCGCTTCAAGCCCATGCCCAAATGGGTCGGCTTCAGCACGATTCTCCGCGCATGTCCCTTTGGCTGGCTGATTTAATTTCGCTTGTTCTTCCAGACTACACGCCAAAAGATACTGTGCTAAAACTTTTTGGTGAGCCACCAGCCCCTCGGCCTCGACGGCCACATCTTTCTATCGTTTCTTCAAGAGATTAGTTTGTATACCACAGATTATCTGACAAAAATCTTCCCTCCGGCCATCATACCCATTCCGCAACCAAAACGGATTTCGCCTTTTTCGAGTTTTCCCACTTCGATTTTTACTTCTTTGTTGAGCGGCAAATCCCTTTTTATTTTTTTAGACGGGATTTGAATTTTCGTGGCGCAGGTCGAATCAGTTTTTCTCGTGATCTTTAGAATTACGGGAATACCTGGGTTCACATCCACACTGTTCGGCTCGAAGCCATTTTCAGTGACGGAAAGAGTGACGATTTGTGGTTTTTCCTTTGCTTCAGCGGTCGAAAGCAATGCTAAAGACAAAAATACTGCAATAAACGATTTCATTAGGCCTCCTCGGGTTTAGTTGTTGGATTATTAAAATATGATTTCTGCTTCCAGAGATAGAAGACAACTGGATAAATGAGGAGTTCCAATAGGAAAGAAGTGATTAGACCGCCTATCATCGGCGCCGCAATTCTCTTCATTACGTCAGCCCCAGCGCCAACACTCCACATGATGGGAGTGAGGCCCACGAAAAGTGTTGAAACTGTCATAAGTTTTGGCCTAATTCGATGAACTGCTCCCTCAACTACTGCCGCTTTCAGATCTGAAAGTGACTTCATCTTTCCTCTCTTCACGCGATCATCAAATGCAAGATCGAGGTACATGAGCATGAAAACCCCGGTTTCAGCATCAAGGCCAAGGAGTGCAATCATTCCGACCCATGCAGCGATTGAAAGATTGTAATCAAGCAGAACCAAAAACCACACTGCACCTATCAACGAAAACGGAACGGCTAAAAGCACTATTCCCGTTTTCACCCAAGACTTCGTATTGAAATAGAGGAGGAATAGAATCAAAATAAGAGTGAACGGGACTACGACCTTAAGCCGTTCCTTCACTCTTTCCATATTCTCAAATTGACCGCTCCAAGTGGTTACAATTCCGCTAGGAACTTTAACTTTTTGGTCCAAATGCGCTTTGCCTTTTTCGACGTAGGAACCGATGTCAATAACCTTTGGGTCAATATCGACATAAACGTAACCAACAAGTTGCGCGTTTTCGTTGCGAATCATACTAGGACCTTCTCTGAAGTGGACCTTAGCAACGGCACTCAATGGAATCTGAGCCCCTGTCGGGCTCGTAATGAGAAGCCTACCAATAGCTCCAGCATCTTGCCTGAAGGCCGGAGCTGCTCGAACCTGAATGGGATAGCGTTCTCTTGTGGCAAGAATCTGTGAGACGTTTTCTCCTCCTATGAGTCGCATGGCTTGATCTTGAGCGTCTTTCAGCGAAAGGCCATAGGATTTTAATTTCTCTCGATCAAAATCCACATCAAGGAAGTAGCCGCTTGCAATTCTCTCGGCGATTACGCTTCTAGTCCCCGGAAGAGTTTTAAGTTCACGCTCAATGTCTGCGCCAATGGCTTGGATGGTTTTGAGATCGTCCCCAAAAATTTTGATGCCGACGGGGCTCCGGATTCCCGTAGAGAGCATGTCAATACGGTTTTTGATCGGCATCGTCCAGATGTTCGGCATTCCGAGAAAGTTCAATTTTTCGTTCATATCCTCGATGAGTTGATCCTCGCCAATTGTTTCTGGCCAAACTCTTTGAAAAGGCGCCTTCACGGGTTCGGGCAAGAAGGAGTACCATCGTTTCACTTTTCGCCACTCGGATTTTGGTTTTAAAGTAATAGTGGTTTCCACCATACTGAGAGGAGCCGTATCGGTCGAAGTTTCAGCTCGTCCAGCCTTGCCAAAAACTGTGTCGACTTCAGGAAAAGACTTAAGGATTTGGTCCTGAACAGTCAGGACTCTCTGCGCTTCACTGACAGAGATCCCCGGAAGCGCCGTTGGCATGTAAAGGAGGCTTCCTTCGTGAAGGGTGGGCATGAATTCAGATCCCAACATCATAAACCCAGGAATGATGGAAAGAGTTCCTGCAAATGCTAGAGCGAGAGTCTTTTTTTTGTGATTTAAAACCCAGTCCAAGACGGGTTCGTAAATTCTAAAAAGTCTTCGACTAATAGGATGCTTGTGCTCTGAATAATATTTCCCCACGAAAATAGCGTTTGCAATCTGGTTGAGCCAAGGTTTTGAAAACGTGAAAGGGTTCACCCTGGCAAACAGCATCCGCATCGCGGGGTCGAGAGTAATCGCAAGTATTGCAGCGATCGCCATAGTGATATTTTTTGAGAGGGCCAGCGGACGAAAGAGCCGCCCTTCCTGATCCACGAGAGTAAAGATAGGAATGAAGGCAACGGCAATTACAAGAAGAGAGAAAAAAACCGCAGGCCCGACTTCCGTCAGCGCTTCGAGGCGTACCTTGAAAAAATCTCCCTTTCTCCCGCCTTCATCCCAAAGTTGTATCTTACGGTAGGCATTCTCAACCTCAACTATCGCGCCATCAACGAGGACGCCTATGGAAATTGCAATTCCAGCCAACGACATGATGTTGGAACTCATTCCCATTAAATACATGGGAATAAATGCAAGGAGCACCGAAATCGGAATCGTAATAATAGGCACGAGGGCCGACGGAATATGCCAAAGAAAAAGTAAAATAATAAGGCTTACTACGATGAGTTCTTCCGTAAGCGTGTGCTTGAGTGTGCCGATTGCTCGTTCTATCAGGTCGGAACGGTCGTAGACTGAGATGATTTTCACGCCTTCGGGAAGAGATTTTTCGATCTCTTGAATTTTTCTCTTTACGCGGCCAATGACCTCGGGAGCGTCTTCTCCTTGGCGCATCACAATGATGCCGCCTACGGTATCACCAAGGCCGTTAAAATCCGTAATCCCGCGACGCATCTCTGGCCCGACGGAAACAGTCGAAACTTGTTTCACAAGAATGGGCGCGCGACTCCGTGGATTATAAGCAACGACCGCATCTTCGATGTCCTCTACCTTGTCAACGAGCCCACGGCTTCTGACCATGGCCTCTGTACCTGAAAACTCAATGGTTCGACCACCGCTTTCTTGGTTTGAATTCTTAACGGCCTGTAAAACTTGTTCCATCGTGACTTCAAAAAGCTGAAGTTTCGTGGGATCAATTTTCACCTGATATTGCTTTACGAATCCGCCCACGGGAGCGACTTCTGCAACTCCCTGAACAGATTGGAGCTGGAAGCGAATGAGCCAATCTTGAAGAGACCTTAAATCCGCTGAGTTAAATCGCCCGGACTCATCTCTAAGCACGTACTGATACACCCAACCCACGCTGGTTGCATCGGGGCCGATTTCCGTTTTTACGCCCTCGGGAATCTGCGAGGTGATGCGATTGAGATTTTCTAAAACCCTACTTCTGGCCCAGTATAAGTCCGTTCCGTCTTCGAAAATAACGTAAACATAGGAAAATCCGTAATCAGAAAATCCTCGTACTGATTTTACCTTTGGTGCTCCCAACATCGCCGAAACGACCGGATACGTAACCTGATTTTCCATAATGTCAGGCGAGCGGTCCCATTTCGAATAGATAATTACCTGTGTGTCAGAGAGATCGGGAATGGCGTCAAGGGGCATTCGCTTCAAGGAGTAAGCGCCCACCAGAGCGAATACTGTTGTCATAAGAATGACTAAAAAGCGATTATGGGCGGAGAACTCAATGACTCTCTTAATCATTAGCCCCTCGAATTTTTGCTTCAGAATCGATCAAAAAATTCGGTCCGGAGCTAATCACGTCGCCGGGGTTCAATCCTACCCTCACTTCATAAAATCCTTCTGTTTTTAATCCAAGCCTCACTCGCTTTGCGGTGAGGCTGTTGTCTTTATTAACCAGGTAGACCAGATCTCCACTTCCGGTATGAAGTACGGCGCTCTCCGGTATCGCAACTCGATCTTTAAGAACGAGCACAATTTCTCCACGAAAACTCGATTCTGAAAGAAGACCGCTTAGACCTTTACGAATCGCACCCACGACTCGAACTGTGCGGCTGGTGGGATCGACAATTGAGTCCACGGTTGTTACAACACCGGAGATTTCCTCCTCAGAATGGATATTGCCTGCACCCTTGAAAGAGAGGCCCGGACGAATATAACTCAAATCTTTCTCGTAAACTTGAAAGGCGACTTGTGAACGGGAAATAATCCGACCCGAAACAGGAATAATGGCCCGAAGATCCATGGTTTCAACTTCTTGCTTTTGTGCTCCTAGAAGCATGAATTGAGATTCTGTTGCACTCACTGAAGCGCGCTTCTCTCCCTCTTTTTTCTGCTCAATTTTCTTTGTAACCTTCACGAGTTTCATGTGGCAAATGGGACACTCGCCTGGGTGGTTTTGGTGAACTTGAGGGTGCATAGGGCAAGTCCAATACGTATCCTCACTTACCTTTTCCGCAGATACGAGAGCTTCCGATGGTGCTTTCTTAATTAAATTCTTCGTAGCCAAAAATCCCACGATTGCAAAAATTAGAGCCGCAAATATCCAGATTTTTTTACTCATGGGAAGAGTCCTTTTCTAAAGTGTATTTTTCAAGGTTCGCGATGGCCTCTTCGTACTGCATGCGAAGGTCCAAAGCCTTGATCTTGAGGTCAGGAAAAGCTTCCATTGTCTCATGATGATCTTTCAGAGTTTCCATGTCTCGCGGAGCGAGGTTACGGACGATTTTCACTCGCTTTTCAGCACGGGGGATTAGTTTCTCTGTTAATCTTTTGAGCTGCTGCCGAATCGAACGGGCACGCGAGAGTAGGCTTTCTTTTTCAGACGAGATTTTTCGTCTTTCTTTCTCAAGCTCATATTCCTTTTGTATGCGCTCGGCTCCGGCTTTTCCCGATTCTGAATACGGCCCCCAAGGGAATATAAATGGCAGCGTCACTCCAATCATGACTTCATTATATTTTTGAGACATGCTCGTAGCTCCCATTTCTTTGTAGCGAAGATTGAAATCTGGAAACCACGAAGACTTTGCCTCAAGCTCTCTTGACCTTGCGCTCTCTAAATTCCATTCAAGCGAGCGAATCTGGTGGCTGGAATTTTGGTCAACCCTAGGAATCTCTGAAAAGCTAGGTGCTTCAACAAGAATCTGAATCCGCGTTGACTCGATATTTAAGAAAGATGCAGCTTCAAGCTGTCTTTCTCTTTGTTTCTGAATGGTCTCGTCCAATTCATTGTCGAGAAGATCAAGGGCAGACTCCACCTTAAGAAGATGAATAGCGGCGAAGCTATCGGAGCGCACGCTTGAGCGGACAAGGCGGATGTGGTTCAGTAGGATTTTCTTTTTCTCTTTAAGAAGTTCAATTCTCTCCTGTTCAACCCAAAGGGAAACGTATAGGAGCTTTGCCCACGCCATTATTTCTCTTTGATTTGCCAATTGCGTTTCTTCCTGAGACCGAGCTTCACTTTTCCGCGCTGATCGGTCTCCCGCGAGTTTTGTCGGGAACGGAATCGTCTGACTCGCTTCAAAGCCATTTGCCTGACTTCCGTCTATTGCTTTCATTTGGATGACGCTCACCATAGGAGGGGGAATTGCTACTCCGATTGACTGGGATCGGGCGGCATCTGATTTTGTCTGTTCGATTTTGAGATCAAGGTTTTGCCTGCGGCCAGACCCAGAAAATCGGGGAGCGTCATTCTCCCTTGAGCCTCAGCGCTTTTCAGCGGAAGCAAAGACACTAAAATGACAGCAGAAAGAACTCGTTTCATACTACTACTACGAGTCCTTAGGCCTCTTTGTGACACTATTTTTATCTCATTGAAATTGCTAATGTTTTTGACTTTTTCTAGTGGGCTTGTCACAATAAGGTCTGACTTTTCGTATTAAGGATTATGAATGGACGAAAGTGTAAAACAGAAACTTTCAGACGAGGAGCTTATGAGCCTGTATATAACGGGTGACTTCGCCGCCTTTGAAATTCTTTACAAGCGCCATTCGGGTCGCGTGTTTGACTATTTGAAAAAGAAAGTCTCCGCCGAAACAGCCCAGGATCTTCTGCAAGAAATTTTTGCCAAGCTCCATAAATCACGAGCAAAGTACAACCCTCAGTATCCGTTTCTGCCTTGGCTATTCACAATCTCGCGAAACTCTCTTATGGACTTTTATAAGCTTGCCGAAACGAAATTAACGAAGGCAAGTAGCGGCTCAGATGAGTTGCTCCAGAATCTCCCAGCCGTCGCTGTGAATGAAGCAGGTAATGTAGATTTGGCGCTACTGCTTGCCGATCTTCCTCTAAATCAAAAGCGAGCCATTGAGCTTCGCTATTTGGAGGACTGGTCCTTTGAAAAAATAGCCTCCCACATGAATACATCCGAAGGGAATGCAAGACAGCTTATTAGCCGAGGGCTAGCGTTCGTTCGCCAATTCCGAAAAGGAGGCAAAAGTGAATCATAAAATCACTGAAAGAGAATGGCTTGAAGACTTTAGCGACTTTGTCTCCTCTGAGGGAACATCGGTTCCAGATAATGTTTCACAAAATATTTTGAGTTATGTTCATCGCGAACTAAACCCATCTGCTTGGTTTGTGTTCGCCAAACTTATGGGAATTCATTCGGTCGTGGGTACTCTGTCGCTCTCTATTTGTGAGCAGTTTGGGATGAGCCCATTCAGTACGGGGATATCCCTCACAGAATTCTTCATGAGGCTTGGCCATTCAATTTGCATGGCTCTTTGCGGTTTTCTCTTCGTGGGGCTTAGTGTGGCGCTTGCTTTCTTTATGTTGAAATCTGAAGAGCTTTCTGTTCTAAAGAAGAACTCTTGGATTCAAATTCCGAGCCTTGGTCTTTTATCACTGGCTGTTTTCATTGGCTTCGGTGCTGAGATGGTCTTTGGAATCGGATTCCTTTGGTTCATCGGTGCAATGCTTGGTGGATTTACGCCGATTCTAATTCGGAATTTAAAGACTGCGTGAGCCAATAATACACGATTGGTTGGCCTGGCTCGTATTTGCGCAAAAGTGAAATCCGATGAATTGGCGGTTAAAATGGCAGCACTTCGTCTCGTATTTTTTCAAGGATGCCCGAACGCTGAAAGGGCGCGAAAACTGTTAACGGAAATTGGCCTTCCTTATGAGGAAGTAAGACAGGACGACCTCCCCTTTGGTGATCCACTCAAGGGGTATGCTTCACCAACGGTTCTCGACGGCAAAAAAATTATATTCGGCTCGAAAACTGGGGAAAATAGCGGTGGCTGTTCTCTTGAAATCCCCTCACTGGATCAATTGCGAATCCTCCTCGACATAAAAAAGACCCGTTCGTAAATCCAAAATGCGTTCTGAATTCAAAACACAACTAAGTGTTTGTAATTTATAACTTCTCGCTCTCTTCCGTTCGCGCAGACAAACAAAAACTGTGAATTTTTAGCCAGCGCATTTTCATTCAAAATCAATTTATCATTTCATCTCAAATACTTACATCACTTCGGCACACTTGGCCTGCTCCGTGAAATACATCCCATCATGAGAGCGCTGAAGTTCTCGAACTTACCGGAGGTGGAAGTGAAACCAAAAATGATTTCAAACTGGCTGCGACGGCTCTACGCCATGCTTTACAAACAATCCAATGGCTCGCTGGAAGAATGGGAACGCCTGGAATTTCGTAAACCAGCGCCGCCCAGAGAGCGCGAATACACCAAGCCTGGAGCGGCATCATGAGACGATCCAAATTCAAAAAAGCCGGAAAACCTGAGCCAAGAAAACTTTGAACTTCTCAAGGAGGCTTTGGCCTACCTGAGCCCGAAGCAGCGCCTGATCGTATATCTGCGCTTTTGGGATAACATGACGATCCAGGAAATTGCCCGCTACATCGGCCAATCCTGGAACTCCACTGACATGATGCTCGATGGAGCCGTCAACCACCTTCGGGTAAGGATCATCCAATTGACCCATGCCCGTGAAGAATCATTTTTACTGAACCAGTTCTGCCCAATGGCCGCTTAAAAAAACCAAATAACAAACCCTAAACGCACTGGAGGTCTTTCATGGAAAAGGCAGGGACACTTGTTGCCAAAACAATGGAACAAATCAAGGAAAACGCTGAACGAACAATTTTTCGCTTCGATATCTTTAAAGGAGTGCCCGATGAAAAAGGGCGAATTCAAAAGGTGAAATCGGTGGGCCACGCCCTCATTACCGAGGGTTCGCACACTTATACCATCTATCTGAAAACGCTGCTCAAGGATCTATTCTACATGCTTCCTGAACGGACGCACCTGGACAAATACGACTTTGTGATTCTCACAAGGGAGGAGTCGTTCAAGGAGGGGCGAAAATATTTCTGGAACAACGTGGGTGAAGCAAAGCTCATGGATGGGGAGAACCGCGATCTGCTGAAACTCTCTTGGGACATTCTCGTCGCTGACGATATCTATCTCAACACCATTCCCACCAAAAAATCGGTGCTTCCGGCGGTGGATTCTACATCCGCCAATGCCGAAGCCGCCTAAAAGGAAACGTGCATGAAAAATAAAAGACAATTTCTTTTCACCCTGGGGCTCATGATCTTCATGGGCCTCCTGGTGGCCGAACCCAGCTTTGCAAGCTTTGAATCCTCTCTGATGACGGTCAAAATGAAACTATCAAACGTGGTGCTGCCGGTGCTTGCGACAATGGGACTGTTGTTTGCCGGATTCAGCTTCATCACCGGAAATCCAAATGCCCGCCAACACATCATCTACGCGGTGATTGGATGCATTCTGGGATTCGGCGCTCAAGGCATTGTCGATTTCATCAGCTCTTCAGTCCGCTAAATCAATTTGAGGAGAGGGAGACTCCCTCTCCTCCATTTTCATGGAGGTGTCCGTGTCACTATCGGTCACAAAGGTTCCGCGTGCTCTCGACAACCGGCTTAGACTCTTTGGCTTTGAGCTGGCCGATCTCTTGCTCATTTTCTTATATCTATCCGTGAGCAATCTATTTTTCGGACCTACGCGCCTGAAGTTCCCCGTCGTTTGGTGCGGGACTCTGCTGTTGGCCTGTGTGCTTCATTTTGTAAAGAAGGGAAAACCTGAAAATTATCTTCAGCATCTCCTGCAATTCAAAATGAATCCTGCCATCTACTCTGCTGCCTCTGCCGATACTGAGTACCAACCACTTTTAAAAAAGAATGGAGCTGCGAATGAAGCTAACTAAACCTCGGAGTCTGTCTGAGCTTTCGGAATTTCGGCGTGAGCATTCCCTAGCTCGGGAACTTCCATATTGGGATTTTGTGGAAGGGATAGTTATTCTGTCAGATGGTACACTTGTGGCTCCCATGCGCTTGCGTGGACGAGCCATCGAGACACTGGATACTGAATCCGTGAACCAGTTGAACCAAGACATTCGATCTTTCCTGAATAGCCTTCCCGATAACACCGAAGTCTCTTTTGTTGTGGATGTGAATTCAGACTGTCGTAAAACTATCGACCAACACGGACGATTTGCAAATAAGTCGACAGATATTGGCTGGGTTGCTGATTCTCGGCAAAGAGGCCTTCAGGAAGCTCTGGAGAATCTCGAACTTGTTAAATCTGATCTTTATCTATTTTTGTACCTGCGCCCCGACACCTTAACCCAAGCAGACGGCCTCGGGATATTTAAGAGATTCCTTCGGCCACCGTCTCACTTTCATTCCTTGAGCAAGGATGAATTTGAAAAACGCTTGCATGCCATACAGCAAACCAAACTTGCATTGATTCAAAGTTTGACCGTCACTGGTGTGGATTGCCACGAGATGACCGAGGATGACACCAAAGAGGTCATTTACCGTTTCTTGAATCCCAAGCGGTCCCGCGTCAACCCGGCTCCTCGGGTTGCAAACTCGCATCGGAATCAAGAGTTCACTGGGGAAGAACTAAAAATTGCCCCCGAGTTGTCACTTCCAAGCCCGAGAGAGCAGCTTGTATTTTCCGATCTGCTAGTCGATTATGACTCGTTCCTGCTTGATGGCGTTCACCATCGGATACTGACTCTTAAAACTCTGCCGGAGTTGACGCACTCTGCGCTCATAGTGAAGCTCTTAGACCTTCCCTTTCACTATTCCTTGCACTGCCATATTCAAGTTCCGACTCAATCGAAAGAACTCAGTCAACTCCAGACAAAGCGGCGCATGGCTCACTCCATGTCAATGTCGCATGGAGGCCGCGCCACGGATTTGGAAAGCGAAGCGCAGCTTAATGCTACCGAAGAACTCTTGCGTGAAATTATCAATACGGGCCAGAAGATTCTCTATACGCAAATTGCAATTCTGCTACGATCGGAATCGCAGGATGAACTTGAACTGAAAACGCGCGCTGTTCTTGCAAAGTTCAGGGAACTCAATGGCGCTGAGGGCATTGTTGAAACTGTTTCCTCGGTTTCGGCTTGGAAAACACTACTTCCCTGCGGAACAACTAAAATGCTGCGGCCCAAACGGATTAAAACAGATAATCTTTCAGACTTCTTACCTGTCTATCAGGATTTCACTGGGGAAGGCATTTCTCCTGTGTGCCTCTTTAGAAACCGGGCTGGTGGTCTTGTGGCCTATGATCCCTTTGAAAGTCGCCTTCCAAACTATAACTCCCTCGTGACGGGTTCCAGTGGTGCCGGAAAAAGTTTTCTCAATAATCTCGTCTTGCTCCAGTACATGACTCAAAACCCGATGGTTTATATCATCGACATCGGTGGCTCTTATCGGAAAATCTGCGAGTTCCTTGGCGGTCAGTACGTTGAAATCAGTCCACCCAAGGACGAGAATGAAGTCCCCGGAATCAATCCTCTGCTTCTTCCCGAAGGAGAAACGAAACCATCACCACAAAAACTAAAATTCTTGCTGGCGATGCTGGAAACCATTCTCGTGGATCAAGATGGCGACCGACTTCCAAAACTTCAGAAGAGCCTTTTGGAGGAAGCCCTTATTCAAGTTTACGAACGGACTCAGAGAACCCCAATGCTTTCAGATTTGGCCAAGCTACTCAGTGAAAGCCCTGAACAAGAATTAAAATCATTTGCAAAAATGCTTTTCCC encodes:
- a CDS encoding sigma-70 family RNA polymerase sigma factor — encoded protein: MSLYITGDFAAFEILYKRHSGRVFDYLKKKVSAETAQDLLQEIFAKLHKSRAKYNPQYPFLPWLFTISRNSLMDFYKLAETKLTKASSGSDELLQNLPAVAVNEAGNVDLALLLADLPLNQKRAIELRYLEDWSFEKIASHMNTSEGNARQLISRGLAFVRQFRKGGKSES
- a CDS encoding ATP-binding protein; amino-acid sequence: MKLTKPRSLSELSEFRREHSLARELPYWDFVEGIVILSDGTLVAPMRLRGRAIETLDTESVNQLNQDIRSFLNSLPDNTEVSFVVDVNSDCRKTIDQHGRFANKSTDIGWVADSRQRGLQEALENLELVKSDLYLFLYLRPDTLTQADGLGIFKRFLRPPSHFHSLSKDEFEKRLHAIQQTKLALIQSLTVTGVDCHEMTEDDTKEVIYRFLNPKRSRVNPAPRVANSHRNQEFTGEELKIAPELSLPSPREQLVFSDLLVDYDSFLLDGVHHRILTLKTLPELTHSALIVKLLDLPFHYSLHCHIQVPTQSKELSQLQTKRRMAHSMSMSHGGRATDLESEAQLNATEELLREIINTGQKILYTQIAILLRSESQDELELKTRAVLAKFRELNGAEGIVETVSSVSAWKTLLPCGTTKMLRPKRIKTDNLSDFLPVYQDFTGEGISPVCLFRNRAGGLVAYDPFESRLPNYNSLVTGSSGAGKSFLNNLVLLQYMTQNPMVYIIDIGGSYRKICEFLGGQYVEISPPKDENEVPGINPLLLPEGETKPSPQKLKFLLAMLETILVDQDGDRLPKLQKSLLEEALIQVYERTQRTPMLSDLAKLLSESPEQELKSFAKMLFPWTGERPYGRMLDRTSGLDLNSDVVVFDLKGLSAFPDLQSVMILIITDFILGKVEAKGASQSRRKQILMDECWELLKSQASSSFMEYCVRTLRKTGSGITFITQGLDEIVASPIGGALIANTANKFILLQRGDLEPIRKILKLNDQEMALIGSLRQQKGAFSEAFLIYNENRTVIRIAPTPIEYWLATSDSTDNAKIEEARKENPQLSLKQIISEFAEKYPFGYAHYLKTKGPI
- a CDS encoding TrbC/VirB2 family protein, with the protein product MKNKRQFLFTLGLMIFMGLLVAEPSFASFESSLMTVKMKLSNVVLPVLATMGLLFAGFSFITGNPNARQHIIYAVIGCILGFGAQGIVDFISSSVR
- a CDS encoding cupredoxin domain-containing protein, with the protein product MKSFIAVFLSLALLSTAEAKEKPQIVTLSVTENGFEPNSVDVNPGIPVILKITRKTDSTCATKIQIPSKKIKRDLPLNKEVKIEVGKLEKGEIRFGCGMGMMAGGKIFVR
- a CDS encoding efflux RND transporter permease subunit, giving the protein MIKRVIEFSAHNRFLVILMTTVFALVGAYSLKRMPLDAIPDLSDTQVIIYSKWDRSPDIMENQVTYPVVSAMLGAPKVKSVRGFSDYGFSYVYVIFEDGTDLYWARSRVLENLNRITSQIPEGVKTEIGPDATSVGWVYQYVLRDESGRFNSADLRSLQDWLIRFQLQSVQGVAEVAPVGGFVKQYQVKIDPTKLQLFEVTMEQVLQAVKNSNQESGGRTIEFSGTEAMVRSRGLVDKVEDIEDAVVAYNPRSRAPILVKQVSTVSVGPEMRRGITDFNGLGDTVGGIIVMRQGEDAPEVIGRVKRKIQEIEKSLPEGVKIISVYDRSDLIERAIGTLKHTLTEELIVVSLIILLFLWHIPSALVPIITIPISVLLAFIPMYLMGMSSNIMSLAGIAISIGVLVDGAIVEVENAYRKIQLWDEGGRKGDFFKVRLEALTEVGPAVFFSLLVIAVAFIPIFTLVDQEGRLFRPLALSKNITMAIAAILAITLDPAMRMLFARVNPFTFSKPWLNQIANAIFVGKYYSEHKHPISRRLFRIYEPVLDWVLNHKKKTLALAFAGTLSIIPGFMMLGSEFMPTLHEGSLLYMPTALPGISVSEAQRVLTVQDQILKSFPEVDTVFGKAGRAETSTDTAPLSMVETTITLKPKSEWRKVKRWYSFLPEPVKAPFQRVWPETIGEDQLIEDMNEKLNFLGMPNIWTMPIKNRIDMLSTGIRSPVGIKIFGDDLKTIQAIGADIERELKTLPGTRSVIAERIASGYFLDVDFDREKLKSYGLSLKDAQDQAMRLIGGENVSQILATRERYPIQVRAAPAFRQDAGAIGRLLITSPTGAQIPLSAVAKVHFREGPSMIRNENAQLVGYVYVDIDPKVIDIGSYVEKGKAHLDQKVKVPSGIVTTWSGQFENMERVKERLKVVVPFTLILILFLLYFNTKSWVKTGIVLLAVPFSLIGAVWFLVLLDYNLSIAAWVGMIALLGLDAETGVFMLMYLDLAFDDRVKRGKMKSLSDLKAAVVEGAVHRIRPKLMTVSTLFVGLTPIMWSVGAGADVMKRIAAPMIGGLITSFLLELLIYPVVFYLWKQKSYFNNPTTKPEEA
- a CDS encoding TolC family protein, with amino-acid sequence MKAIDGSQANGFEASQTIPFPTKLAGDRSARKSEARSQEETQLANQREIMAWAKLLYVSLWVEQERIELLKEKKKILLNHIRLVRSSVRSDSFAAIHLLKVESALDLLDNELDETIQKQRERQLEAASFLNIESTRIQILVEAPSFSEIPRVDQNSSHQIRSLEWNLESARSRELEAKSSWFPDFNLRYKEMGATSMSQKYNEVMIGVTLPFIFPWGPYSESGKAGAERIQKEYELEKERRKISSEKESLLSRARSIRQQLKRLTEKLIPRAEKRVKIVRNLAPRDMETLKDHHETMEAFPDLKIKALDLRMQYEEAIANLEKYTLEKDSSHE